A window of the Cucurbita pepo subsp. pepo cultivar mu-cu-16 chromosome LG01, ASM280686v2, whole genome shotgun sequence genome harbors these coding sequences:
- the LOC111779862 gene encoding protease Do-like 1, chloroplastic, whose protein sequence is MAAAFSLASTFFHFSPLSRPPNGRPTSFFLSKSIPFHNFSNPSCHFRYPIFSILGHNKKRNQISATTDTKLTNPSNPFASICESLLIFTTSVFLSFSLFVTDVDPAAAFVVTTPRKLQTDELATVRLFQENTPSVVYITNLAARQDAFTLDVLEVPQGSGSGFVWDKDGNIVTNYHVIRGASDLRVTLADQTTFDAKVVGFDQDKDVAVLRIDAPKDKLRPIPVGISADLLVGQKVFAIGNPFGLDHTLTTGVISGLRREISSAATGRPIQDVIQTDAAINPGNSGGPLLDSSGNLIGINTAIYSPSGASSGVGFSIPVDTVSGIVDQLVRYGKVTRPILGIKFAPDQSVEQLGVSGVLVLDAPANGPAGKAGLLPTKRDAYGRLILGDIITSVNGKKVANGSDLYRILDQCKVGDKVIVEVLRGDHMEKIPVILEPKPDES, encoded by the exons ATGGCTGCTGCATTTTCCCTCGCTTCcactttcttccatttctcccCACTTTCTCGGCCTCCAAACGGAAGACCcacttccttctttctctctaaATCCATCCCTTTTCACAATTTCTCGAACCCCAGCTGCCATTTTAGATACCCCATCTTCTCCATTCTCGGCCACAACAAGAAGCGCAATCAAATTTCAGCTACAACTGACACAAAACTCACCAATCCCTCGAACCCCTTTGCTTCAATTTGCGAGTCGCTGCTAATTTTCACCACTTCGGTGTTCTtgtccttttctctctttgttaCAGATGTTGATCCGGCGGCTGCTTTTGTTGTCACCACTCCTAGAAAATTGCAGACGGATGAACTCGCAACAGTTCGTCTCTTTCAGGAGAATACTCCTTCTGTAGTTTATATCACAAATCTTGCTGCAAG GCAAGATGCTTTTACACTAGACGTGTTGGAGGTACCACAAGGATCGGGTTCTGGATTTGTGTGGGATAAGGATGGAAATATTGTCACCAATTACCATGTAATTCGTGGTGCTTCTGATCTCAG AGTCACTCTAGCTGACCAAACTACTTTCGATGCAAAAGTTGTTGGATTCGACCAAGACAAGGATGTTGCTGTCTTGCGTATCGATGCACCAAAAGACAAACTAAGACCTATACCTGTTGGTATCTCAGCAGACTTGCTTGTTGGTCAGAAAGTGTTTGCTATTGGAAACCCT TTCGGACTTGATCATACTCTTACGACTGGGGTAATCAG TGGCCTTCGCAGAGAGATTAGTTCTGCTGCTACTGGTAGGCCCATTCAAGATGTAATTCAGACAGATGCAGCCATTAATCCAGGAAACAGTGGAGGCCCGCTTCTCGATAGCTCGGGAAACCTCATCGGAATAAACACAGCAATATATTCTCCATCTGGGGCATCCTCAGGTGTTGGATTTTCAATCCCAGTTGACACT GTGAGCGGCATTGTTGATCAGTTGGTGCGATATGGGAAGGTGACAAGACCGATATTAGGAATCAAGTTTGCTCCCGATCAGTCTGTCGAACAGCTGGGCGTAAGCGGAGTGCTTGTTTTGGATGCTCCTGCAAATGGTCCTGCTGGGAAAGCT GGCCTGCTACCGACTAAGAGGGATGCTTATGGTAGACTTATATTGGGAGATATAATAACGTCGGTGAACGGGAAGAAGGTCGCGAATGGAAGCGATTTGTACAGAATTCTTGACCAGTGTAAAGTTGGTGACAAG GTGATTGTGGAGGTGCTACGTGGTGATCACATGGAGAAAATTCCTGTAATTCTGGAGCCAAAGCCTGACGAATCTTGA